From one Branchiostoma floridae strain S238N-H82 chromosome 3, Bfl_VNyyK, whole genome shotgun sequence genomic stretch:
- the LOC118411112 gene encoding tripartite motif-containing protein 3-like gives MSLRRAIHQHRGPVQALITEGRGILENYCGFIRGLREEEKSLDDQKQQTDIKIMEAYRQTCNQIHQQLTEERDRLLSEVETNHRQNKGAVQSQRDAVLNDVAEMSSACDGAEQGMGREDKEFLSRKAKLDEVVGKFRERIVPILIPTHPAIFEPTEKFTCSLGKVTVPGAASSGAAAMAMGHHHGNKSSTLAPKQRLTFGGEGSDDGQFDFPFGVTVSEKAEIFVADSGNGRIQVFTLHGTFVRKFPAVVPGEQEQCPMDVALDREGNLWVVIRTESEEFAAQYTTQGRLLKKILLKETKNLRQVAVDTKRNQILITQTSGDGDNLQSEVLVLRSDGTLVRTVGQQQGMEVWFITVDGEGHIHVSDREHHLVHTFSEDGQFLFQYGGLGSGEGQLKEPAGICTDRAGNIIVADRGNRRVEMFDKTGRFIKHITTDMSCLCAVAMTPLGQIVVTCAEDNTVTIVSI, from the coding sequence ATGAGCCTAAGAAGAGCCATCCATCAGCATAGAGGTCCAGTCCAGGCCTTAATCACAGAGGGGAGGGGCATCTTGGAGAACTACTGTGGCTTCATCCGAGGGctgagagaagaagaaaaaagtctgGACGATCAGAAACAACAGACGGACATTAAGATTATGGAGGCCTACCGACAAACATGTAACCAAATCCACCAGCAGCTGACCGAGGAAAGAGACCGTCTGCTGTCTGAAGTTGAGACAAACCACAGACAAAACAAGGGAGCCGTACAGAGCCAAAGAGATGCAGTTTTGAATGATGTTGCTGAGATGTCTTCAGCCTGTGATGGAGCCGAGCAGGGTATGGGTAGAGAAGACAAGGAGTTTCTAAGTCGTAAAGCCAAGCTAGACGAGGTTGTAGGGAAGTTCAGGGAAAGAATAGTGCCAATTCTTATTCCAACCCACCCTGCCATCTTCGAGCCTACAGAGAAATTTACTTGTTCACTTGGAAAGGTGACTGTTCCAGGTGCAGCTTCAAGTGGTGCTGCTGCAATGGCCAtgggtcatcaccatggtaacaaaaGCAGCACATTGGCGCCCAAACAGAGGCTGACATTTGGAGGAGAGGGCTCAGATGATGGTCAGTTCGACTTTCCTTTTGGAGTTACAGTGTCAGAAAAGGCTGAGATCTTCGTGGCAGATTCGGGAAATGGAAGAATtcaagtcttcaccctgcatGGAACATTTGTCCGCAAGTTCCCAGCAGTTGTGCCAGGCGAACAGGAGCAGTGCCCAATGGACGTAGCCCTGGACagggaggggaacctgtgggtagTTATTAGGACAGAGTCGGAGGAATTTGCTGCGCAGTACACCACCCAGGGCAGGCTGCTGAAGAAGATTCTTCTAAAGGAAACGAAGAACCTTAGACAAGTTGCTGTGGACACCAAGAGGAACCAaatcctcatcacacaaacctCAGGAGATGGAGACAATCTACAAAGTGAAGTTTTGGTGTTAAGGTCGGATGGGACACttgtgagaactgtgggtcagcagcagggTATGGAAGTTTGGTTTATCACTGTGGATGGGGAAGGACACATTCATGTGTCAGACCGTGAGCATCACCTTGTCCATACGTTCAGTGAGGACGGACAGTTTTTGTTCCAGTATGGAGGTTTGGggagtggtgaaggtcagctaaAGGAGCCCGCTGGCATCTGTACcgacagggcaggtaacatcattgtggcaGACAGGGGAAACAGGCgagtggagatgtttgacaagacaggcaGATTCATCAAGCACATCACTACAGACATGTCGTGTCTATGTGCTGTTGCCATGACACCACTGGGACAGATAGTGGTCACTTGTGCTGAAGACAATACAGTCACCATTGTTAGCATTTAG